DNA from Coffea arabica cultivar ET-39 chromosome 10c, Coffea Arabica ET-39 HiFi, whole genome shotgun sequence:
ATAGGAGggtatgttgctgctggtgtgATAGCTGGCTTTAAGGACACCGTCAACACGAAATGTATCATTTGAACAAGCTTCATCACTGGGGAAACTTTGGACTGTGATGGCTATTTAATTTTGGGATGATGAGTTTTTTCTGGTGTTCTTGGAGGAGGCCATATTTCAATATATAGATCCTTCCCTGAGCAAAGCCACCCCAACATTAGAAAGTCACTCATCCTCAAATTGACTTGGCAAGTTCACTTGAATTATTCTGATACCGTGTGGTATGGGATCCTGAACGTTACTAATTGCATTTCAGCACTATTTCCTTTTTAACACTACTCCATCTTCTGTATGTGGactctttactttttttttcgtcATTTGCGCTACAATTGCAATATCAATTCATATGAGCACGAAACTCCAGTCATCGTGGTCGAGGGAACGGAATTTTATCAACTTTTCTCTGTTGAAAATTGTGGAATCAAGAAGAGATCAGATGATTGACTTTTCCCTGTATCACCTCTCTAGATAATAGAAAAATCGCCAGTAGAAAACTTGGGTTTTTTGTCCCATTAGTTTCCCAGCATATATCCCACAACAACAAAAGTTTGTTCATCCCCCTTTCATTATCGTTTACACTTTTCATTGTATTCCACTTCACACTTCCCATTTCATACTACTGAAAGGTGGCAATGAACCCGAatacaaaatttattattagtaGTCTTCCACCCCTCTCAAAGTTGGTGTACAGGACCAGAACAAGAAGACAGctgcaaaatttattttattgtctGAATTGATTTGAAATAATTCAGTAGCAGCATGTGACCCATCATGATGCTTCCACATTTGGGACGACATTGCTGTCATGTAAACGATTAGAAACAGCACGTAACACGTATATTCACTGTCGGTACTACAAATCTAACGCTTTGTATGTAACGAAACTTATCTGACATGGTTCAAGCACTGCATGTGAGTCTACAGTCTCTTCTCCCGTGATATACTAGTTGGCTTCATATGCAAAAATGTCGATCTCACTATTTTAATGAGATATTCGAGAATGCCTCACTACCGAATGTTTTGGGGTTCGAAACGATCATTGTAACTATTCTCAATAGACACTTAATAAAGTGTCTAAGAAATTTAATGTGTCAGTGGGAGGAATTATCGTTTCTGCCAAGGGCAATAGCACAAATTCCAAGAAGAGGAAAGTTTCATCGAATATTAACTAGTTGTATTATCACTAGTTGTAACATCAGGGAATATCTAGTTGGAATATTATTCAGTTTTAAATAGAGCAGACGAAAAGTTGCAGATTGCAAATTCATTAGTTATAattaattgtaacatacacTCAACTGGTTGTAATGCAATCCGTACATAGTGAAATGTACAGGCCACTGATGTGTAACTCTTTATCCACGTGACCCTTAATATTGGTGTACAGGTCATTTCATGACAAAAGCtgcataatttgttttattGTCTGAACAGATGTGACACAGTTCAATGGCATGCATTGAACTCTACAGCTTCCACTGCCAGGACGAAATTGTTTGCCCTGGAATGCATTGTCCAGTGATATTTTAGCACATTGTTCTTTGTTGGCGGACTATAAAAGGGCGCGGGTGCAGTAGTATATCCCTcaacaacaaaaattttttcatCCACCTTTCATTACTGCACAaacatttttcattttaaattacTTCACACTTCCCATATCATTCTACTGAAGGGTGGCAATGAACTCGTGCCTGAAATTTATTATTACTATTCTTCAACCCGCCTCTAACTTCAATTGCAGTGTCATCAATAGAGGGTTCACACAAAAATCAAGTTCTTGGCTGCCAAATAGCAGCCAGTAGGTTGTACGATGTTCGAGAAGATCTCGCTAATTTAATGAGATGTTCGAGAAGGCCCCGCTACATCAATTGTTTTGGGGTTCGAATCGATCATCTTTATGTTCTCATTAGACACTTACTAAAGTGTCTAATGAAATTTTATGTGTTGGGGGGAGGACTTGTTGTTTGTGCCAAGTGCAATTGcacaaacaagagaagaggaaaggTTCATCAGATATTAACTAGTTGTAGTATCACTAGTTGTAATATCAGGAAATTTCTAGTTGTAATATCACTAGTTTTAAGTAGATAAGACGAAAAACTGCCGATTGCAAATTCATTAGTTGTAATGAATTGTAACATATATATAACTAGTTGTAACTCAAAATGGTACATGGCGTAATCAaaatttgttgcattttaaataTTAGTTACCATACTTTCGAATTACTTGTCCCAACGAAGTATCATGTTCTTCTGTGAAACTGTTACTTATTATGTGGTCACGTGGAACCAAGCTGAGCCGCCAATTGTAAGTTCATTTCTGTACTGAAGGAGTACTACCTAttgaagtgcttgtagtactatCTGTAATACTTATCATTAATACAATTATAAACAAATTGTCTAAGTTTTAACATACAAGCAAATGACAAGGTGCCTGTACAAGCACATCAATAAGCGGTAACAGCTTATTAATTTCTTGTAACGTACATATGCTGGTTGCAACTTCTTGTTACACTTGAAAGGTAAGGTGACTGACGTATAACTGGGTATTCACGACCCAATGGTTGTTGGAGTACAGGTCATGATCCAATCGAATTGAACCATTATTCCATCCACACACTATACATTTGACCAAACGTTGAGTCTATTCTCTCGTTAATAGGTGGTTGCCATGGCTTCATCAACTCACCCAGGAGTACTATCCTGTGGAGAACAGCATGAAATGACACAGCAAGCAGTTGGTCAAGTTGccagaagaaaccatttactATGCATGGTCTGAAACAGGTGCTCCGTTAAAAATTTCTAACTCTTTTTTTCTCCCACCTTTTTCTTTATCAGTAGATCCTTTCTTTCATCCAACCAAAAAGCAGTAGCTATCAGCATAGTCATGCAATCCACAAACGAAGGATCTCATACAAGCTCACCATCAAATGTTCGGCAAAAAAGACGGAAAGTATCGTTGGGTCCAACAAATGCCATCAGCAAGTACGAAACACCAGACGGGAGGATTTTATATGGTACCAAACGCGAGTTCAAGAATGCTCCGCTTAACACCAACAACTCTCTGGGACTAGCTGGtcacatttttaaaaataccgTCAATAATCATCTACCGTCTGGCTATTCCGTTATGAACCATGAACCCATATGGGAGCCTGTTCGTGAGCGAAGAATGGAATTAGAGGTACTTTGTCGCTGGCATGGCCTCCGCGTCCCGAGAACAAGGTCGGCGGATCTTATTATAGGACCACAAGCCAATGATGCAAGCGTATTACATAGACTACAGCGAGAAGTTATGCAGATGGAGCGTAGGCTTCACAGGTTTCACGAGATCCAAGCCGCAAAAAGACATGGTATTAGAAAACAATTTGATGTTCAGCACATTTTAGCAGATCCCATGCTTATATCCGATCCGGACCTATCTGACTTTACTGAATCAAGCGACGATGACTTTCAAAGGTACATACCCCATTGTCTAATGCATGACGGCGTTCCCAGGTGTTGTATGGGATACAACTGATAACAAGGGATGTAGTTCAATGTTTGTTAGGGTAGCGGTAAAACTATACTCATTATAATCTCTACTCAAACAAATTGCTTACCATATTTGGATATTAATCATGCCTGTTAAACAGTCGTAACTAGTTGTAACGTAACAGTAACATATCCCTAACTGGTTGTAATCCATTGTGTACTGTTCGTTCTTCCTTTTTTGTTGCATTGTAAAACTTCATTTTAACGTTACAAATTAGTTCTCCAAGAAATCATTTTCTTATGCGCACCTATTACCAACATGTGGTCGTGACCTGACTTGACCATAATTTAATTAACCTAAAAACTTGTAATACCAATTGATGTGCCTGTGATATATCATGTCAATGGTGCACTAAATTCGCCAAGCGATGCAAAACAAATGGCCTAAATGATAATGTTTTATAAAAATAGCCCAATAATAATTCGAATTTATCATCATAACAAAATCAAGACAATTTAGACTTTAGATTGTGTTATCCTATATATCGTACCTTTGGCGGTGCGATCTATGCCAATAAATATGTTATTAAGGTATGCAATTGAATGTAGTAGAATGGTATACATATCACGATAACCATTCAACTGTTATGGTCGATTTAGTGAAAAATATCCGATCACAAAAAATACGTTTAATTCTATTGTAAAATTGTTACTTCAATTTTCTACCAACTTTAtaattttctaacaattttatACAACCCAATACAAACTATTGATGACTACTAACATTAGATGCGATTACAATTGTAATCCATTTGTCTAAATTTGAAAAGAGTGAAACATCAATGGTGCCTGTATAATCTCGTCAACAAGTTGTAACAGCTTATTAACTGCTTGTAACGTACATATGCAGCATTCTCAAGTTGGGATAACCACTTAATGTCTCGTTCAAAATGTATAGTTACACATCATTCATCAACCTCATTTTGGGGGGAGGCGACGTCAACGCGTAGTTGCAATCCCTGTGTGTTATTTCTTCCCTGAAATGCGTAACGATGGCAAATCAgcaaatattattaataaaacatACGATTAATGATATACGAtatccaagtctccaattaaTAACATTACATAAATATGTGCTGTAACGATAAAAGTTTATCACCTGAGGTGATGGTGCAAATACATGATATGCATCAACATCACAGTGTGTTGAAATTATCCCACGCTCCTCCTACATTATATAGTATAAGTAATCGACTGTCAACAAATCATTACCAGTGCCTATATTGCTCACTTATAAAGTTAAATTGGACTAGACATTATAACAAAAATGATATATCAGACCATTAAGACATCTCTGATGGAGTTATgcttgaaaaaaatagaaaatctgAGATGCATCCATTCTGTAGGGACACTTGCAGGAGGCCCCTGATTAGCCAAACGGTGGatcttgaaataataaaaaataatacgtTATTAAAGCGAACATACGTTAACTACATAATTTGCATGATTTGACAGCCTTCGGGAGCCCACCgttacaattaaagaaaaaaaggtagCTCTACTACATGAacaagaaggttttattttaacTACTAAATGCATGCATACCGTTTGACTTTCATCGGTATCGGGAGCAACAACATTTGGAGGGCCATTCACTGTCTGACTCATTGAATGCGTCTACAAGTTTCGTATGGGCCAAATCATTGTATAAGACAAACAAAATACATATATCAGGAGGGATGACGGCCGTAACAACATTATCACACAATGTAACATCAATGCAACTATTTATGTtgttagaaacatccaaataaaAGTAAGAGTTATGTCCATTTTATATTAACCGAAACAGAGTCAGTAGATGAACGGCATCCCATAAACATGTATTCCTCAAATGAAACCGATGTCGGCTCCGATTCTGAGACCTACAGTATTGACACGACAATAATATTATTTCATAATGAATGTTACCTAAACTTTAGTTAATAGTATAACAATAACTTAGTTTTAGCATAAATGTTCCCCAAGtaccaaaatttgatccataccGTAGTCTGTGTAGTTCTTGATAATctagattttctttttactcTGTCAAATTTATCGACCCAACTTCGCATCACTTTACTTTTCTTCCCACCGCCTCGTTTTTTAATGTCTCTTGCGACTACTGCCTCCCCCATttcatttacaatttcaattttatctcgTTCCTCCATATtcagatttttttgattttgcaaaTGTTGCTCTTCACTTTCTGAGAGGAGGAGCTCAACTCTCTTTGACAAATCGGATATGACAGTGATTGCTACTTTGCTGGTGTCCTTCGACATTGCTGCTCGAGTTGCGACCTTAATCATGGCTGGAGCGAGCTCCCGATAACGAGTTGAAATCATGACTTTAGGATCAGCCACAACTTCCTGTCCTCGCCGATCAAAACAATCTCCAGCCCGAGCTCTTTTTGTCCATCGCCTCTTAATGTATTCAGGAGGAATTATTTTTATGCCCACGGTATCAAACACCTTCAACGCGTGCCCACATAAAATGCCTTCATTCTCGTATTTTTTGCAACTGCAACGTACACTTAGATCATTCCGATTGAATACTACTGTTCTTTCAGGTCCTCCATCATACCTCATGACCGTAAACTCCACAAACATCGCTGCATCTTGTTGTCTCAATATAACCATAGCTGTTGACTCGCCATATTCATTTTGGAATGCAACAAATACGGTTGGTGAATACGTCTCTGATGCATGCACAAGCATAGGTGTTTGCCTTAACCCTACCATGGGGAGCTTTTGCCTCATTTCATATTCTGCGATCAGTTCATTATGTCTCTTTTCATCAACCACCTGATTGAAATGTCTAAAGAACTGCACAAGGTCATGATCcagtttcaaatgatttttaattGCTGCATTTAGGCTTTCGCTGAGTTGGGTGCTTCGCATTCCCGCAGTCCATCTTTCTTTCATCATGCACCTTGCCCATTTATCACGAATTTTGTACAACCCCGAGAGccattcattattttcaagatTGTGTTTCTTCACCATCGCCTCCCACACCCTATTGAATTGTTCCACTTCTTGAAACTCATACATGCAGGCACCAAACATGTATGGAAGATCACTATTTTCCTTGTAATGATTGCCAAGATGTTTCATAAAATTACGCCTTATGTGAAACGTACATAGATCATGAAATGTTTCAGGCATGACAATTGAAAGAGCGGCTGCCATGGCGTGATCTTGGTCGGTTAGTATGGTACTTGGATGTTTTCCGCACATTGCTTCTAAAAATGTACCAAACACCCATTTGAAAGAATCTATCGTCTCATCATACATAAGGGCAGCACCGAATATCACAATTTGCCTATGCTGGTTAAAACCCACAAATACTCCAAGTGGCCGgtattctttatttgttttgtaggttgtgTCGAATGTGACTACGTCTCCAAAAAAGTTGTAGTCAATTAACATTCCTGCATCAGCCCAAAAGATATTCGTTATTTGTTCTTCACAGTCCAGCTGTACGGCATGAAAAAAGGATGGATTCTCGAGTGTTTGCTCTTGAAAATAATTCAGCATGCTACCTGCTTCTCCATATTTCAAGCTCCTTTCCCGTCTTGTTCGAAGATATCGTTTAAGATCATCCCGAGTATATCCCACATTACCCATCCCACCTGCTTCCGTTCCCATAAGCTCATGGCTCTGTTTCAATGAAAACCCAGCATCCTCGCTTATTTCAGTTTGGAATCCTTGAGCCACACTCACTTTTCTTTGTGATGGCATCATGTGAGCACATTGAGCAATGTGCAACTCATGATTATGCTCTAAGACAAGGTCATGCACACGGTACTTCATTGTCCCTCTAAACAACACGATAACCATCTTAGCTCCACACCCTGTTTTCGTCGGCGCTCGTGTCCTCTTTGGCATCACATCACCTTCGTACTTGCGTTTCACACCTTCCTTGCAGCAACTATATCTCCTAGACGTGGTCATGCCGTCTTTGTCTTTATTCAGATAGTCTTTACGTACACTGAAACCCATTTTAAAGGCATACTTGTTGTAAAACTTGTACGCATCCTCTTCACTGTTGAACTCCATTCCTAATTCAGGGGTCCCATTTTCTGCCAATTTGCTGCAATCCATTACTTCTACTCCTGCCAATTATGTATCAAACACCCTAATTTGCAACATTTCATGAATAGTATGTACATAAACGccaatataaatgtatattaccaTTTATAATGTGTTATGAATCACACATTACTCGTATACCAAATCCTATTATTACGCTTATCAATATGATTAATGATTCACATCACCTTACTTTTACTCTAAGACAACGGTATTATCTATGTACAAATACAACTCCatgtacactaacttatacggACTATAATGTATTGGTCACGCGTTGTAAGTCTATTTGAACTGTATGTACTTCCACGCTGGTGATTATATTTTGATTCTAGATTCTTTAACTTACTGGACCTTATGTCATTCGTTAATGACAACCGCATAAACCAACTCcacattttctactttttctacattttgagGGCCAAACAAGTACTTTCTActcattgtaatatatttcttaCATCATGTAATTGACTTACAACACAAGGTTCACCCATTTATTATTCACATATGTGTTTTTTCCTCTGTTTCACCCCATTCAACTCTACGCCTCTATTTTATACACACTGTATGGTCAGGAGAGGGGCAAACTAATATTACTCCATGAGCATGGACCAATTACTAGATGCACAATAATTCATATCAATTGTAATACGGTGGCTATAACATGTAACTAATTTACAACAAGATGTATATTCATTCACTTGTTAAATGTGACTTTGTTTCTCTCATCTTTCCCTAATTCCAGTGGATGATTTACTTGAATACATAACCCTACTTTCTActcattgtaatatatttcttaCATCATGTAATTGACTTACAACACAAGCTTCACCCATTTATTATTCACATATGTGTCTTTTCCTCTGCTTCATCTCATTCAACTCTACGCCTCCATTTTACACACACTATATGGTCAGGAGAGGGGCAAACTAATATTGCTCCATGAGCATGGACCAATTACTAAATGCACAATGATTCATATCAATTGTAATACGGTGGCTATAACATGTAACTAATTTACAACAAGATGTATATTCATTCACTTGTTAAATGTGACTTTGTTTCTCTCATCTTTCCCTAATTCCAGTCGACGGTTTACTTGAATACATAACCCTAGGTCTTCCAAAAACTACTATCCCATTATAGTCCATCACTGAAAAGCTGAATGCTCACACAAACACAGATACGGTACACACATACAAATACAGTACAACTTCACTATTCTTCTATCATCTTCATATTATGTCTTCAGTGACTCTAATTTCATCCTTCCTTTAACAGATGTGCATTTGGGTGACAAATTATTGGCCACAATTACTGACATGGTTCAGTCATGTTACCTTGGTCTGCTAATACGCTTCACGTTTCACCGAAATCGGAGACGTAGCTGCTTCTGCTATTAAGTTGAAGGACAAAATCTGGTTTCGTGAGATGCTGAATTTCCTCTATTTGCTTCTACCTTACCGCCGCTCTTGCACGCATTCAGAATACATACAACACTCTTATACCCAATTGGAGACCACAACTGCTTCTGCTATTCAATTTTACGGACAAACTTTGGCTTCATCTCTGTTTGCTTCTTCCATGCCGCCTGCCTCTCCACCCATTTTTCTGTCAATTGCTACTTTCATCAGAGTAGACTACACCCACTTCACCTAGAAACACCCAGTAGGTTGAATCCCACCTGAACTTCAGCTTTCTGCCTTCAGTGAGTGGTTGGTCAGAGTAGATTACCTTCACAATTTAATTATTTGGCTTCCCTCAGTTTTGTTTTCTGCAgctaattcaaaatttcaacttgaatttcaaaaaccAATTCTCTTCCGTTTGCTCCGTCTGCTCCCGTTTGGAAGTcaacatttttttatttggaacGGCATCGTTTTTGTGCCCTGCTTCAGCCTTGCTGACTTGGCTCATTTGTCTCCTCACGTTTTTTATTGTGAGGAGACCGTTCAGGAGCGGTCGTCTGAGGACCGCTCCTGCCCCGTATCCCGGAAAAATCTACCGCAAAATGTAGGGTCTGGGATCTGGTTTTCATTGGGTTTTGGATATTTAATTCATGTTGATGATGTGGCAGATTATTGTCTATTTGATCTATAAGTGAA
Protein-coding regions in this window:
- the LOC140015839 gene encoding protein FAR1-RELATED SEQUENCE 5-like, with amino-acid sequence MDCSKLAENGTPELGMEFNSEEDAYKFYNKYAFKMGFSVRKDYLNKDKDGMTTSRRYSCCKEGVKRKYEGDVMPKRTRAPTKTGCGAKMVIVLFRGTMKYRVHDLVLEHNHELHIAQCAHMMPSQRKVSVAQGFQTEISEDAGFSLKQSHELMGTEAGGMGNVGYTRDDLKRYLRTRRERSLKYGEAGSMLNYFQEQTLENPSFFHAVQLDCEEQITNIFWADAGMLIDYNFFGDVVTFDTTYKTNKEYRPLGVFVGFNQHRQIVIFGAALMYDETIDSFKWVFGTFLEAMCGKHPSTILTDQDHAMAAALSIVMPETFHDLCTFHIRRNFMKHLGNHYKENSDLPYMFGACMYEFQEVEQFNRVWEAMVKKHNLENNEWLSGLYKIRDKWARCMMKERWTAGMRSTQLSESLNAAIKNHLKLDHDLVQFFRHFNQVVDEKRHNELIAEYEMRQKLPMVGLRQTPMLVHASETYSPTVFVAFQNEYGESTAMVILRQQDAAMFVEFTVMRYDGGPERTVVFNRNDLSVRCSCKKYENEGILCGHALKVFDTVGIKIIPPEYIKRRWTKRARAGDCFDRRGQEVVADPKVMISTRYRELAPAMIKVATRAAMSKDTSKVAITVISDLSKRVELLLSESEEQHLQNQKNLNMEERDKIEIVNEMGEAVVARDIKKRGGGKKSKVMRSWVDKFDRVKRKSRLSRTTQTTVSESEPTSVSFEEYMFMGCRSSTDSVSTHSMSQTVNGPPNVVAPDTDESQTIHRLANQGPPASVPTEWMHLRFSIFFKHNSIRDVLMEERGIISTHCDVDAYHVFAPSPQGRNNTQGLQLRVDVASPQNEVDE